A stretch of DNA from Gimesia chilikensis:
TGCAGTGGACGATCCATTTTTATCTACGGCCCGCCGGGTAATGGCAAGACACTGATCGCCAAAGGGTTGGGACGCTTCCTGAATCGGCAAGGCGGCGAGATCCATGTGCCCTACGCGCTGCAGATGGAAAACAGCATCATTACCCTCTTCGATCCGACCATTCATGAGACGACAGACGACCATGAATTCCTGGATGCGTCATCCGTCCAGCGACACACGGCAACCTCTCTACCTGACATGGAAGACTGGAGTAAACCGGAAACCGATTTGCGCTGGCGACGGATCAGGCGTCCGGTCGTTATCACGGGCGGGGAACTGAATCTGGAGATGCTGGATTTACGCTACAACAAAACCAGTAACTTCTACACCGCCCCACTACACATCAAAGCCAATGGCGGCGTGTTTCTGATTGACGACTTCGGCCGGCAACTGGTCAGCCCCAAGGATCTTCTCAACCGGTGGATTATGCCGCTGGAAGACCGGACCGATTATCTCACGCTGGCAACCGGTAAGAAGTTCGCGGTCCCCTTTGAACAGCTGATCGTCTTTTCCACTAACCTGGATCCCAAAGACCTGGTCGATGAAGCCTTCCTCCGCCGGATTCGTCACAAGATTCACATCGGTCCCCCCACACGGGAACTGTTTACCGAAATCGCGCAGCTCTGCTGCCACCAGCGAAATCTGCAGTACGACCCAGTCTTTGTAGATTACCTGTATGACACTTATTACAACCAGGGTCAGTCCCCGCGCTCGAGCGACCCGAGAGATTTACTGGAGATTCTTCAGTCAATTTGTCGATTTAAAGGACAGGAACCCATTCTTTCCACTCAAGTTATCGCAGAGGCAGCACAACGCTTCTTCTGTCAGTTATAAATCCTATCCCAAACATCCTGTCAGATCGGAAGTTACGAAGATCTGTCAGACACCTCGATTGACTCATGATCATTCTGTTCTGTATCGGTTACTGAAACGTTCTGCCAAGCCTCAGCAGTAACGCCGTACCCGTCAGAAGGTCTGATTTTCGGAGTACCGACTGAGAAAATCAAAAAAGTTTCGCTGCTGTATCTCATGGAGGGGATCACATGCCCGTAACACGTTTTACAAAACAGACCTGGCTCGCTGGAATCGCCTGTGCGTTATTGATTTGCAGCGGTTGTTCTTCCATGAAAGATCAGATCGTCAAGAAAAATGATCAGCCGCCGGACACGCTGGAAGAAAAGATTTCCGTCGCGAAAAAGAGGCTGAAGCACCCCGACAAGTTTTACGTGACACACGGCCAGTTGCAGGAAAAGATGGGCGATCTTGAATCGGCCCGCACCTCCTATCAGGTGGCTCTGGGAGAAAATCCCAAATCGATCGACGCTGTACTCGGACTCTCACGTCTGGACCAGGTTGCCGGTCGCAAAATCGAGGCAGAGAAGGGTTTCCAGAAAGCTCTGGAGATGGACCCCAAAAATCCCCAGGTTCGTGCCAGCATTGGTCAGTTCTATGCAGCCGAACAGAAATGGGATAAAGCCATTCCCCTGTTGAGCGAAGCGATCAAAGCCGCTCCCGCGGACAAGAACATCCGCTATCAGCTGGGAATCGCGATGGCCTCTTCAGGAGATTACCAGGGTGCAATGCCACACCTGATCCGCGCCGTCGGCGAAGCGGAAGCACATTACAACATCGGTTACATCCTGAAAGATCGTGGCGAACTGCAGGCCAGCGAACAGCAGTTTCTGCAGGCCGTCCTGCTGAAGCCCGAGTTCAACGAAGCACAATACTGGCTGGATGAAATCCGCCGCGAAAAAGAGAACCGGCTCATGCTGGCTGGAGTCTCTTCCAGTGCCGGTGCAAAGGGAACTGCCAAACAGGCCGCTTACACCAAAGCGAAGCCATCAGCGAAAACAGTGCAGAACGCCGTTTCCCAGGGAATGGCACCCGCCGGAATTCCTCAGTCGCCTCGGCGCATTTCCGCACCTGCAGACAACACCCAACAGCCGCCTCCCGGTATGAACGCAGAACAGATGGAACAGTGGCGCAATCAGCGTCAGCTCTGATCTGAATCAAGACGACAAATAAAAAAACAGGCCCCGCATCACACGGGGCCTGTTTCATTTTCTAACAGTCGCTTCTCCGCTTAAGCGGAGGCAGGAGCTTCCTGAAGTTGAGCAGCCAGCTGTTCGCAGAGCCGCTTCAACAGGGCGATCGATGCTTTCGCTTCGGCTTCGGTCATTGTCATCGGCGGACTGACGCGAAGTACGTTACCGGCCAGGGCACCCAGCAGGTGAATACCGTCGCCACCTTCTTCACCCAGGTAGCAGGTCTTGACCAGATCGATCGCGACTTCCTGGCTGGTCTTGCCACCCAGTTCGGCACATTCGATTCCGAAGACCATGCCTTCGCCACGGACCTTGGCGATGACGCCAGTCTCTTTCAGGCTCAGCAGACCTTCGGTGTAGAGAGCAGACAGCTTCTGTGTGTTCTCCATCACGTCCGTCGATTCGAACTCGTCCAGTGTCGCCAGTACGGATGCAGAAGAGAGCGGGTTGGCACTCCAGGTGTCAGAGGCTTCGCCGTATTTCAGGCTGGCAATGACATCGCTGCGACCCACGGCTGCAGCCACAGGTACTCCGTTTCCAAGGCCTTTACCCAGCACGACGAAATCGGGCTCGACCTGGTATTTTTCGAAAGCGTACATGCAACCGGTGCGGCCGAAGTTGGCCTGCACTTCATCGAAGATCAGCATGATGTCGTGTGCCCGGCAGAAGTCCTGCAGCACTTTGTGGTAAGCCACCTGCGGATGGTAGCTGCCCCCACCGCCCAGGTAAGGCTCGGTGATCAGGCAGTTAATCCGTGAGCCGTACTCGGTCCACATGTCTTCCAGTTCTTTCTGGTAGGCAGCGGTATCCAGCACATCGTCTTTCTTGCTCATGTCGTCGCACTCGGTTCGCGGGAAGCTGATGAACTTCACGCGCGGATCGCGGTCGGCATCTGTTTCCGAACCGGTGACGGCACCCGCCAGACCCTTTTTACCATGGAAACCATAGCGGGTCGCCAGGATGATGTCCCGTGCGGGATCGCGGTGCAGACAGGCCCAGAGAGCCTTCTGAACTGCTTCTGAACCGGAGGCTGCCCACATGACTTTGTCGCAGCGGTTGCCGCCTGTGAAAGACTGAATGTTGGCGATCAGTCGTTTGCTGGCTTCCGTTTCAATCGGGGTGACGGCGTTGTAAGCAGTCAGGGTGACGGCTTCGAAGTATTCACCTTCCCCTTCGCCGGTCACATGTTCTGGCTTCCAGCCCATGTATTCGCTGAACCGCTTCATCCAGCTACGAGGGTTGTGACCCAGGTTCGCCACCAGCACGCCTGAGGTGAAGTCGTACAGACGACGACCTTCCGGAGTCCAGTGGTAGCAGCCGGCGGATTTGGCCAGTACCGCCTGGCTGGGGGTGAAGGTTCGCAGGGCCAGAGGTTCGGTCTGGAACAGTTCGTCCCGCACCGCGTTAGACTGATTTTCGTTATCAAAGTGAATGGCAGTTGTCATGATGATCTCTTTTACATAACAGGTAAATGACAATGGTTAATGAATGTTGATCCGGCACCGGGGCACGAATCTGGTAGCAGGGTTAAACGGTTCCTTCGTAGAGCACTTCGAATTCGCTCGAACCAGGACGATACAGCACCAGGCCACCGTTTTCGTCGTTTACACGCACGACGCAATCCGGTTCGCCCGCAGCCCGTTTTTCCAGAATGGCTTCGAGTGCCTGGACAGCAGCTACGGTCTGACGATCCGCCGACAGGTCGTTGTAATCCAGTGATCGAATCTGCGCCAGACGTTCTGCCCGTTCCGATTCGGGACCGCCGAACTCGACCTGGGCGACTTCTTTCGCAAACTGTTCGATCACTTCAATTCCATAACCCCGCTGCGAACGTTCGTTCCAGGGTTCTACAAACGGAGCGTTGAAGTGGTTGTTCAACGAGTTCTTGATCTCGTTCGGCGTTTTGTCTTCCACGGTGCATTCCACACCGCGTTTACGGGAGTGACCGTTCCACAGACCATTGTCGAAGCGGAACTGAACTTCCTGTTCGACATAGCCGGGGAAGTTATCCGGGGTGACCCACGAAGTCTGAATATCGAAGGCGGCTTCGCGGCCCGATTCGTATTCGTAAACCATCTTCATCTGGCAGCTGTCCCAGGTCGGGCCATCTTTGTCGCCTACCAGACCCCGCTGGCCGGCGGCGGTGATGGTTTTCAGTTTTCCACCAAACGAGAAGTCGATCAGTTTGATGTAATGCACGGCGACATAGGTTCCAGGGTTACGACCGGTAATCCACTGTGCGAACTGCTGACCTGAAATTGCCTTGGGTTCCAGCAGCGAGCAGTACCCGTTATTCACATGCTGCAGTACGCCATCATAAACCAGCGAACGCATCCGCTTATGATCCGGATCGAACAGCTTGTGATAAACCACTTTGGCAGTCACATTGTTTTTCTCAGCGAGAGCCACCAGTTCGTCCAGTTCCTGCAGACAGAGGACTGACGGCTTTTCCACGATTACATGCACGCCTGCCCCTAAAAGCTTCTTGCAGGCATCGAAGTGACGGTCATCGGGAGACGCGACACAGGCGAAGTTCACTCCCGCTTCGATCATCTCTTCGATGGCGTTATCACCGACGAAGCTCTGGAAGCCGCCGACTTTGTCGCCGCGCTCTGCCAGGTACTTCTCGGCCCGGGATCCGGTGCGGGTGACCACTGCGTCCAGCGAAACTTCCACCGGGCCGGTAGACCGCTGGTAAAGGTCCTGTTTGTAAACCGTTTCGAAGAAAGGACGATAGGTTTCATCGACGATCATACCGAAGCCAACCATGCCGGCTTTCAGTTTGGGGAGTGTTCCTGCTGGACTCATTAGTTAATCCCTAAGTGAATTCAAAATATGTGGTTTTCGAAGGTGTAAATTCGCGGTTCCTTGCTATAATCAGGGGTGTGGTGCTTGGTGGCCCCCTCGGATAGCCTGAAAGTGAATTCACTTTATGGCGGGTTGGCCGTTTTGTCAAGCCCGCAGATGCGCGGCAGAGGAAAAGATTTCGAGCTTTTCCCGCCCCGGTAGCAGAGTCCCGCCCCGGTATTTCTTGAGAAACTGAGATCCCTGTGAATAAAGAGACAAGTTTGCTGACCGAATCCACGGAATTGCACTCACTTCAGGAAGACGAGAGTCTCTCCCTGGTCGATGAGGTGTACCAGAAACTGCTGCTGCGGATCATTCGCTGTGAACTGCCCGGCGGAACAGAACTGAAGAGCACACAACTCGCTCGCGAGATTGGCGTCAGCCGGACCCCGGTCGTTCAGGCCCTGGCACGCCTGCAGGCCGACGGGATCGTGATTCAGCAGAAAAATCACCGGGCCGTCGTCCGGGAAGGGGCCGAAAACTGGCTCGTGGAAATTCACGAACTCCGCCTGCTGCTCGAACCATCTGCCGCCGGGATGGCCGCCGGACGGATCAGCGCTGCAGAAATTCAGCGTCTGCAGGAGCTGGCTGCCGGGGTCAAAACCTGTCAGCAGGAATACGAAGACGGCGATCAGTCTGTAGAACAGGTTCAGAAGTGGGGTGCCGCTTCCCGTAATTTTGACTATGCCCTGCATCTGAGCATCGCCGACCATTGTGGCAATCTGCCGATCTGCGAAGCCATCCATAAATGCTGGAGCTATAAACGGGTATCCTACTCTGCAGCCGGGGAGACACCCGAAATCATGACGCGGGGGCTCTACGATCACCTGGTGCTCCTCGATTCACTGAAACAGCAGGATGCCGAGACCGCATCCGCCGCGATGACCATGCATTTGCGTAATGCCTCCCGCATGCGACCTGATCGTTTGATTGTCTGATTACGGTTCGCGACGGAATTCTTAACGAGCCTCTGAAAAAGCAGGGGCGAACTTCGCGTAGCTCTTGAAACTTGGCTCCAACCTGTCAAAATGGCCGGGAACTGGTCTGTTTTCGCGGTCCTGTTTTACTGGGAAATCACGCGAAATTTCTGCAGCGCTGGCCGGTTACTTTCAAAGTGGAATAGTCTCCGCCCCGATATGAGTGCTGATTGTTCCACGTTTATCCGCTTTAGATTTAGAAACAAAAAAGGTTGATCTCCGTCATGTCCGATAATCCAAGTGTCATTTTAAGTGCCTTTGCTGATGAAGCCGCCAATCATAAAACCGCTGTTGAACAGATGGTGGCACTCTCCGCGCTGGGATTGAAATACTACAGCCCCCGCTTTATCGATGTGAACGGGGATGGGAACGTCAAGCATGTCGTCGATCTGAATAAATCGGAATACAAGCAGTTGCTCAAACTGCACGATGAATACGGCATGAACGTCACCAGCATCGGTGCCCGCGTTGGTAAGATCAAACTGGTTGACAAAGAAGATGGTTCACACAACGTCTTCGTGCCCTTCAAGGAATACCTCAAGAAAGAGGTCGCCAACACAATCAACGCTGCGACCACCCTCGGCACCAAGCTGATCCGTGGTTTCTCCTTCTACCCGCCTAAGGGTGAAGATCCCAAGCCTTACATGAACCAGGCCGTTGATCAGATCGGGGAAATCGTCGATTTGTGTGCCAAGGAAGGTCTCGTGTACGGTCTCGAAATCGAGCCCAACCTGATCGGGGAAACCGGACCGCTGCTGGCCGAACTGGCCCGCAAAGTCAAACGCCCCAACATGGTCACCATTTACGATGGTGGAAACATCGCCGCTCAGAACAAAGACGCGATGCAGTGCCTGAGCGAATTCCACGACATGAGCAAATCCATGGGCTGGTTGCACATCAAAGATTACGCCGTCGATACGGATCTGGAATGGACGGGCGTGGTTGATGAAGAGCGTCTGAAAAACTTCGTTCCCGCCAACGTGGGTGATGCCGGTCATGAGTTCATCCTGCGGGAACTCCGCGACATGCTCCCCAAGATGGACAAGAAGATGAAAAAACTGGGCGTGCCCGGCGTCTTCCTGGAAGTCGAGCCACACCTCAAAGGGGGCGGACAGTTCGGCGGATTCAGTGGCCCCGATGGAATCGGCGTCGCAGTCCGGGCACTTTGCTCCGTTCTCGATTATGTCGGCATCGACTATGAACTCCGCGGCTTCAAAGACATTCAGGAACTGCGTGGCTTCTAATCAGAGCCGCACTTAAAAGATTGAAGCGGGGCGGATTTCAGAGAAAACTATTGATCTCCGCCCCCTTCTGTTACAATTCAGAGACAGTCGTTCAAGAGTAATTATCAATGGCCTTTGATCCACAACGTTTACAGGACATCATTGCCTGCCCCAAAACCAAAGCCAGGCTGGTCTGCGACGGTGACTTTCTGGTCTCTGTCGATCCGGCGACGCGACTCAAGTATCCCGTTCGCGACGGAATCCCGGTGATGCTCGTGGACGAGGCAGAGGAAGTGTCCCCGGAAGAATGGGCGGCCATCATGCAGCGACACGAACGCAATCCGGAAACGGGAGAACCGGTCTCCTGATTTTCCGTTAATACGGTTTAAGGAGATCTGATGAAACCCACGTCGAAGCTTTTCCGATCCGATATGTTCTGCTTCCGGTTCTACCCACTGGCTCTCCTGGTCCTCATCGGGCTGGCTACATCCGCAGCTGCCGCCGAGCCTGCTGCCACGAAACAGAAGTCCGACACGCAGGACGACCGCTATTCTTATCGCCTCGACGAACACGACCCCAACGGTATCGGCAAATTCTACCTGGGGCGTGAAATCGCCCGCGTGATGGGTTACCAGGGCGCCCCCTGGCTGGAACGCACCACCCGCGAACGGGAAGAACGCCTGTCGTTGCTCCCCAAAGCTCTCAAGCTGCAGCCCGGTATGGACATTGCCGACATCGGTGCGGGCAGTGGCGTGATCTCAGTGATCCTCGCCGAACATGTCACTCCGGGAGGAAAGATCTACGCCGTCGATGTGCAGCAGGAGATGCTCGACCTGCTCAAGAAAAAGCTGGACAAAATGGGCGTCGATAACGTGGTGCCGGTCCTGGGAACACAGAAATCGCCCGGCCTCAAACCGGAGTCCATCGACCTGGCAATCATGGTCGACGTCTACCACGAGTTCGAGTTTCCCTATGAAATGATGCGGGAGATCTCCAAGGCACTCAAGCCCAAGGGCCGCGTCGTGCTGGTCGAATACCGTAAGGAAGATCCGACCGTCCCCATCAAGCTGGTTCACAAGATGTCCGAGGCCCAGGCCAAAAAAGAGGTCTCCCGCCCCGAACTGAATCTCAAGTGGAAAGAGACCATCGGCCTGCTCCCCCGCCAGCATATCCTCGTCTTCGAAAAGACGGCTGACGAATAAATTTCTTCCGGAAACACAATCGTCATGGGTGAAACTATGTAAGAAGGCCGAGCCGGTGGTGGTATTCTTTAACGCGTGGTAAGCATAGTTTGTTACAACCTTGTTTCCACAAAAGAAAGGAACCACTCATGTTTTATGCCGGCATCGACCTTCACAAACAGAGTATCACAGTCTGCGTCGTAAATGAAGCGCGTAAAATCGAGAAACGGAAACGTCTGATGTGCGCCAATGAAGCTGCTATCGTGGCCTTCTTCAAGGAGGTCATCCAGGAACTGGGGCCCTTTCGCGCGGTCGTGGAAGCGACGGCCAGCTACGAATGGCTGATCAAACTCATCGAGCCCCTGGCTGATAAAGTGATCCTCGCCCACCCTGGTAAATTGCGGGTCATCGCTGAGTCCACGCGGAAAAGCGATCGTCTCGATGCCCAGGTTCTGGCCGAGTTTCTGTCAAGAGACATGGTACCAGCCTCGTATCGCCCAACCCCTCGGCAACGCGATCACCGCGGCCTGGTACGTCAGCGGAGCTCCATTCAACGCCGGATTACTTCGGTCAAGAATCGCATGCGACGGATCATGAGCAACTACAATGCAGATCGACCAGACCTGTTCAGAAAAGCGGGACAAGAGTATGTCAGCAGCTATCCCCTGTCGGCCGCTGATCGGATTTGCATGAATCAACTGACCTCAGAATGGCTTTTCTTTCTCCAACAGTTGAAGTCAGCCAACCAGGCACTGGTCGACTTTGCCGGGACGGCTCCGATTCGTGAACAGCATCAGCGGGAACTGCTGCAGAGTATCCCGGGCGTTGGTTTTGTGATCACTGAAGTCGTGTTATCGGAGATTGCAGACATCGATCGATTCGACTCTCAGAAGCAGGTAGTTGCCTACGCGGGCCTGGCACCGGGACAACGGGAAAGTGCCGGGAAGATGAAGGAACTCCACATCGAAAAGGCAGGTTCCCGTTATTTGCGCTGGGCGCTGGTGGAGGCCGCCTGGCAACTGGTGTATCGGGTACCGCGCTGGAAGACGATCTACGAGAGGTTGAAAAAACGCTTGAAGGCTAAAAAAGCCATCGTGGCGATCGCCAGGCGTCTGCTGGGAATGATGGTCGCGATCATGAAATCAGGCGAACCATTCACAGCGACACACCAGCCTGCCTGAAACAGGCTGACGAGTAATACAGATTTGAATTAATAACATCAGAGACAAAATCAATCGGGAATGTGTGAACGACCCCGACCGGGCCCATGAAGGCGGGGAAATGTCTGCGACCTTCGTCAGGGTGAATGGGGCGTTCTTCGTACGGATGTTTAATGGCGACGGCCTGCAACAGTGGTCGATCCCGAATAGATGGTTGAGCGTACCGCTTGATTGTGTCTCAGAAAGGAATCCATGCGCAAAGAATTAAATCACTTGACAAGATGTTCTTCATAGATGGGCCCGAATGCAATTCGGGCCGAGCGCAGCGAGCCGGAGGTCGCAGGAAATCGAGCGAGCTTCATTAGACTTACCAACCAATTTTCAGGTAGCGACTGTCTTAAAAAATCAGATTTTAATCACGTTTGCCTCCCATTTTTTCCCTTCTTTGACCATGGTGTTGAGAATGATGAGCAGTTTCCGCATGGCGGCCACGAGGGCGACCATTTTGGACTTTCCATTTTCCACGAGCCGTTTGTAGAACGCTTTGATCCTGGGGTTGTGATTCAGGGCCGTGACGGTGGGCATGTATAACCCGTTCCGGATCCGGACTCGTCCCCCGCCAATCGTTCTTTTCCCACGCAGAGTTCCACTGTCACGGTTGGTGGGAGCCAGGCCGATCAGCCGCGCGATCTGCTTTCGATTCAGACTCCCCAGTTCCGGAAGGTCTGAGATGAGCAGGGCCGCGGTTGTGCCGGCCACACCAGGTACTGACTGCAGGATTTCAGAGCGCTCGCGGGATTCTTCATCCGCGTCAATCAGCTCCTTCAGTTTTTTCTCGATGTGTTTGAGCTGTTTTTTATAGAACTGGATTGAATCGCTAATCATTTTGGCCACTTCCCTGTCCGGGGTGGTTTCCAGGCGGTTCTGCTCCTGGATGATCATCTTGCTGACCTGCTGCCTGCGAGCACTGAATTCCCGCATTTTCTGCTGGACCTGTGTTAAAAGTGGGGTAATCCGCGGCTGCATCACCTGGGCAAATTCCATGATCGTGTGCGCGTCAATCTGATCGGTTTTCGCCAGCCGGTTCTTGGCGCGGGCAAAGTCCCGGATCTGCCGAGGGTTGACGACGGCGACTGGAAACCCATGCTTGTGTAGACAGGCAACGAGTTTTCGTTCCAGTCCTCCCGTTGCTTCCAGGCAGATCAGTTTGGGCTGAGTCTTCTGAAGCACCTGCATGAACTGTTTCATCCCGTCGGGTGTGTACTCATAAACGGAACCTTTGGGACGACCTGAAATTCTGGTATCAAACTTAGATTTTGAAATGTCAATTCCGACGTGATCTGTGTTATGCTGTTGCATGCTAAGGCCCTTCCTTGCTGATACGAGCTGGTGGTGGTGCACCGCTCAGGCGACTGTACGGGTTAAGGCATGGAGAAGCGAGTGGCGATCAAGCTACAAATCGGTCTTTAGGACCAGGGGCAACCACGATCTGACACTCGCCACCAATGCTTCCCGCCTTTAAAGGCGGGAAGCATTGGCTTTATCTGCCTATCAAATCAAAGAACTGCAGACAGTCAAGAGCAGATACAAGGGGCAACCCTGCGTGGTTGCCCGCAGTATTGAGTTCATTCTCATTTCAAATCAAAAAAAGCCTGCTCACAACCTAAGCTGTGAGCAGGCAACTTTCATATAAGCCATCAGCGCGATTTAATACTCGCCGATCACTTCACCTCCTGAGATCGTACTCAGCCCTGTATAAACACCGAAGTCGATGCTGGAACCAATGAGCCGCACGGAACCGTCACCCAGCAGGAACTGGGCGAAGCCGATGTGCGGTGCCGAGACATCCCGGTCATCACTCTGAGGTGAATTGGGCACATGACCCGACTGGAAGAGCACCATGTGACCATGGTCGTCCGTCGGATCAGAGATATCACGCACGGCACCAGCCCAGGTCGTTTCGTACTCGAAATGGTTCCCGTGCGATGCCCCATTGCGGAAGGCACCGTTCTGGCGTTCTCCTACGCAGAGCGTATTCGACATGCCATCAATGATGTCACGTGCGCGGGTGGAACTGTTGCGGCTGAACATCCCCGCTCGTTTCTCCTGGGTCGCATCCAGATCCGGCGGACCGAAGTTGGCGACATAGCAGCCCATCGCGTATCGTTCCGCGGAGCTTCCCATCTCCACGAAATTGTTCTCGGAAACGGAGTCTGAAGGACAGAGCAGCCCCGGGATCTGTTTTTCCCGCGCCGTCAGGTTGGCGGCGTCGAAGATCGGCAGGTTGAAGTTAAACTCGTTATACAAGTTAGCCTGATCGATCATCGGCAGGATCATCGCCACCCAGCCGAAACCCAGTTGATTTCCCGAAGCGCCGGGCCGGTAAATGTAGCCGGGAGGATAACAGCCATGCGTATCATGGTAGTTATGCAGCCCCAGGCCCAGCTGCTTCAGGTTATTTTTACAGG
This window harbors:
- a CDS encoding ATPase, producing the protein MIDRPGDDETRDAAEAAFRAQPDTPSDEPRIAAPKQDVADLYSDLFPQHDQPKPTGATPRSAQRITGTAGMRKRSPGAAIPAPKTLEETGLSLVQLSGLVLKQLYLQGSALGLEISRSAHLPFSIIDTALIFLKEEKCIEVTSGNVIGRSSYRFHLTELGRVRAREAFEQCRYVGPAPVPLDAYVRQCQLQTVVGIECTPERLEDSFSDFIIREGLLEELGPAVCSGRSIFIYGPPGNGKTLIAKGLGRFLNRQGGEIHVPYALQMENSIITLFDPTIHETTDDHEFLDASSVQRHTATSLPDMEDWSKPETDLRWRRIRRPVVITGGELNLEMLDLRYNKTSNFYTAPLHIKANGGVFLIDDFGRQLVSPKDLLNRWIMPLEDRTDYLTLATGKKFAVPFEQLIVFSTNLDPKDLVDEAFLRRIRHKIHIGPPTRELFTEIAQLCCHQRNLQYDPVFVDYLYDTYYNQGQSPRSSDPRDLLEILQSICRFKGQEPILSTQVIAEAAQRFFCQL
- a CDS encoding tetratricopeptide repeat protein, with protein sequence MPVTRFTKQTWLAGIACALLICSGCSSMKDQIVKKNDQPPDTLEEKISVAKKRLKHPDKFYVTHGQLQEKMGDLESARTSYQVALGENPKSIDAVLGLSRLDQVAGRKIEAEKGFQKALEMDPKNPQVRASIGQFYAAEQKWDKAIPLLSEAIKAAPADKNIRYQLGIAMASSGDYQGAMPHLIRAVGEAEAHYNIGYILKDRGELQASEQQFLQAVLLKPEFNEAQYWLDEIRREKENRLMLAGVSSSAGAKGTAKQAAYTKAKPSAKTVQNAVSQGMAPAGIPQSPRRISAPADNTQQPPPGMNAEQMEQWRNQRQL
- a CDS encoding aminotransferase class III-fold pyridoxal phosphate-dependent enzyme — protein: MTTAIHFDNENQSNAVRDELFQTEPLALRTFTPSQAVLAKSAGCYHWTPEGRRLYDFTSGVLVANLGHNPRSWMKRFSEYMGWKPEHVTGEGEGEYFEAVTLTAYNAVTPIETEASKRLIANIQSFTGGNRCDKVMWAASGSEAVQKALWACLHRDPARDIILATRYGFHGKKGLAGAVTGSETDADRDPRVKFISFPRTECDDMSKKDDVLDTAAYQKELEDMWTEYGSRINCLITEPYLGGGGSYHPQVAYHKVLQDFCRAHDIMLIFDEVQANFGRTGCMYAFEKYQVEPDFVVLGKGLGNGVPVAAAVGRSDVIASLKYGEASDTWSANPLSSASVLATLDEFESTDVMENTQKLSALYTEGLLSLKETGVIAKVRGEGMVFGIECAELGGKTSQEVAIDLVKTCYLGEEGGDGIHLLGALAGNVLRVSPPMTMTEAEAKASIALLKRLCEQLAAQLQEAPASA
- a CDS encoding Gfo/Idh/MocA family protein; translated protein: MSPAGTLPKLKAGMVGFGMIVDETYRPFFETVYKQDLYQRSTGPVEVSLDAVVTRTGSRAEKYLAERGDKVGGFQSFVGDNAIEEMIEAGVNFACVASPDDRHFDACKKLLGAGVHVIVEKPSVLCLQELDELVALAEKNNVTAKVVYHKLFDPDHKRMRSLVYDGVLQHVNNGYCSLLEPKAISGQQFAQWITGRNPGTYVAVHYIKLIDFSFGGKLKTITAAGQRGLVGDKDGPTWDSCQMKMVYEYESGREAAFDIQTSWVTPDNFPGYVEQEVQFRFDNGLWNGHSRKRGVECTVEDKTPNEIKNSLNNHFNAPFVEPWNERSQRGYGIEVIEQFAKEVAQVEFGGPESERAERLAQIRSLDYNDLSADRQTVAAVQALEAILEKRAAGEPDCVVRVNDENGGLVLYRPGSSEFEVLYEGTV
- a CDS encoding GntR family transcriptional regulator, giving the protein MLTESTELHSLQEDESLSLVDEVYQKLLLRIIRCELPGGTELKSTQLAREIGVSRTPVVQALARLQADGIVIQQKNHRAVVREGAENWLVEIHELRLLLEPSAAGMAAGRISAAEIQRLQELAAGVKTCQQEYEDGDQSVEQVQKWGAASRNFDYALHLSIADHCGNLPICEAIHKCWSYKRVSYSAAGETPEIMTRGLYDHLVLLDSLKQQDAETASAAMTMHLRNASRMRPDRLIV
- a CDS encoding sugar phosphate isomerase/epimerase family protein; translation: MSDNPSVILSAFADEAANHKTAVEQMVALSALGLKYYSPRFIDVNGDGNVKHVVDLNKSEYKQLLKLHDEYGMNVTSIGARVGKIKLVDKEDGSHNVFVPFKEYLKKEVANTINAATTLGTKLIRGFSFYPPKGEDPKPYMNQAVDQIGEIVDLCAKEGLVYGLEIEPNLIGETGPLLAELARKVKRPNMVTIYDGGNIAAQNKDAMQCLSEFHDMSKSMGWLHIKDYAVDTDLEWTGVVDEERLKNFVPANVGDAGHEFILRELRDMLPKMDKKMKKLGVPGVFLEVEPHLKGGGQFGGFSGPDGIGVAVRALCSVLDYVGIDYELRGFKDIQELRGF
- a CDS encoding Trm112 family protein, with amino-acid sequence MAFDPQRLQDIIACPKTKARLVCDGDFLVSVDPATRLKYPVRDGIPVMLVDEAEEVSPEEWAAIMQRHERNPETGEPVS
- a CDS encoding class I SAM-dependent methyltransferase; this encodes MKPTSKLFRSDMFCFRFYPLALLVLIGLATSAAAAEPAATKQKSDTQDDRYSYRLDEHDPNGIGKFYLGREIARVMGYQGAPWLERTTREREERLSLLPKALKLQPGMDIADIGAGSGVISVILAEHVTPGGKIYAVDVQQEMLDLLKKKLDKMGVDNVVPVLGTQKSPGLKPESIDLAIMVDVYHEFEFPYEMMREISKALKPKGRVVLVEYRKEDPTVPIKLVHKMSEAQAKKEVSRPELNLKWKETIGLLPRQHILVFEKTADE
- a CDS encoding IS110 family transposase — protein: MFYAGIDLHKQSITVCVVNEARKIEKRKRLMCANEAAIVAFFKEVIQELGPFRAVVEATASYEWLIKLIEPLADKVILAHPGKLRVIAESTRKSDRLDAQVLAEFLSRDMVPASYRPTPRQRDHRGLVRQRSSIQRRITSVKNRMRRIMSNYNADRPDLFRKAGQEYVSSYPLSAADRICMNQLTSEWLFFLQQLKSANQALVDFAGTAPIREQHQRELLQSIPGVGFVITEVVLSEIADIDRFDSQKQVVAYAGLAPGQRESAGKMKELHIEKAGSRYLRWALVEAAWQLVYRVPRWKTIYERLKKRLKAKKAIVAIARRLLGMMVAIMKSGEPFTATHQPA
- a CDS encoding IS110 family transposase, producing MQQHNTDHVGIDISKSKFDTRISGRPKGSVYEYTPDGMKQFMQVLQKTQPKLICLEATGGLERKLVACLHKHGFPVAVVNPRQIRDFARAKNRLAKTDQIDAHTIMEFAQVMQPRITPLLTQVQQKMREFSARRQQVSKMIIQEQNRLETTPDREVAKMISDSIQFYKKQLKHIEKKLKELIDADEESRERSEILQSVPGVAGTTAALLISDLPELGSLNRKQIARLIGLAPTNRDSGTLRGKRTIGGGRVRIRNGLYMPTVTALNHNPRIKAFYKRLVENGKSKMVALVAAMRKLLIILNTMVKEGKKWEANVIKI